AGGTATACGACGCGTTATACAACCACTACCGCAAGATCGGCGATTTCGAAAAAGCGCTGAATTACCTCGAAAAGCTCGATCATGCCCTCGATCAGGTCGAAAGCCGTACAGCAGCTGTTGAGTTGGCCGAAGCCGAAGCAAAGCTCAATCAAATAGTTCAGCAAAAAGAACTCGCCTCGGAGATGGGAAAAAGGGAGCGCATCACCTTGATCGCCGCTTCCGTGGTCCTGTTGCTGTTAATAGTCATGACCTTTGGCGCCATTGTGTACCGAAAAAATAGGAACCTGAAAAAGGTCAACGATCTCATCGAACAACAGAAGAAAGAGATCCAAAAGCAGAACGACGCCCTCGAGAAGGCCTTGAAAAAGGCCGAAAGCAGCGTGCTCGCCAAAGGACAATTCCTGAGTAGGATGTCGCATGAAATTCGAACGCCCATGAACGCGATCGTAGGCCTCACGGATGTCATCCTCCATTAGCCGGACATGCCGCCCGAGATTCAGAAAAACGCCAACGCCATTGCTCAAAGTGCCGAGCACTTGCTGTCCCTCATTAACGAAGTGCTGGAATTCTTGCGGATGGAGTCGAAAGAATACCGGCTTGTCAGCAAACCGTTCAACCTCTCGCGGTTGATGGACAACATTCATCAAACGACGGCGCATCGGGCCGCGGCTCAAGGCAACGAGTGGCTCGTGCAGATCGATCCGGAGCTTCATTCTTGGTATATGGCCGATTCCGCCAAGTTGAACGAGGTCCTGGTGAATCTGGTCGGCAATGCCCACAAGTTCTGCAAAGAGGGCAAGGTTACTTTAAAGGCGGAGTGCCTGCGGCACGATGAACAACTCGATCACATCCGGTTCAGCGTAAGTGACACGGGAATCGGCATCCCCGAAGATCAGCACAAAGAGATATTTCAGGAGTTCGCCCAAGGTTCCGATGAGATCCATCTCGAATACGGCGGTACTTGCCTCGGACTTACCATTTCGGACCGAATCGTAAAGGCCATGGGCGAATCCATCGACTTAGTATCGAAGCCCGGTGAGGGAAGCACCTTCAGTTTTGACTTGGAACTAGAGCGCACCAAGGGAGGTCAACAGAGGGTCGGCGAAATCGACCCCATAAGTCTTTCAGGAACCGTCTTGCTGGTAGAAGACGATGCCATGAACCAACTCGTTTTCAAACAGCTCATTTCAAAGACGAAGTGCCATCTTGACATAGCGGAGAACGGAAAGGTCGGATTTCAGAAAGCCAGCCATCGAAA
This genomic interval from Flavobacteriales bacterium contains the following:
- a CDS encoding response regulator encodes the protein MPPEIQKNANAIAQSAEHLLSLINEVLEFLRMESKEYRLVSKPFNLSRLMDNIHQTTAHRAAAQGNEWLVQIDPELHSWYMADSAKLNEVLVNLVGNAHKFCKEGKVTLKAECLRHDEQLDHIRFSVSDTGIGIPEDQHKEIFQEFAQGSDEIHLEYGGTCLGLTISDRIVKAMGESIDLVSKPGEGSTFSFDLELERTKGGQQRVGEIDPISLSGTVLLVEDDAMNQLVFKQLISKTKCHLDIAENGKVGFQKASHRKFDIIFMDLQMPEMNGFESAHAIRRSAESLNQRTPIIAFSADVFEECQKQARAIGMNEFLMKRARQTDLYRALAQYLQVSVTS